The Pogona vitticeps strain Pit_001003342236 chromosome 3, PviZW2.1, whole genome shotgun sequence genome includes a window with the following:
- the HS3ST1 gene encoding heparan sulfate glucosamine 3-O-sulfotransferase 1: protein MAFLLVSAYLLLTRAHGAPVENGALMETLKSQVVLFSNKSEHYSAQVRPPGTSRRIPQTIIIGVRKGGTRALLEMLDVHPNIVVAATEVHFFDWDENYMKGIDWYRSLMPFSYENQITIEKTPGYFTSPQAPERIHDMNSSIKLLLILRDPTERVISDYTQVYYNRLESHKPVQLFEDIVIKNGALNTKYKAIQRSLYDIHMERWLKHFHLDQIHIVDGNTLIKDPLPELQKVERFLNLPSRIMSSNFYFNQTKGFYCIRSDGRERCLHESKGRPHPVVNSTVLEQLYSYFREHNAKFYRMINHSFDWH from the coding sequence ATGGCCTTTCTACTGGTGTCAGCATACCTTTTGCTGACTCGTGCCCATGGTGCTCCGGTTGAGAATGGGGCTCTCATGGAGACACTGAAATCCCAAGTTGTATTGTTCAGCAATAAAAGCGAACACTATTCAGCACAAGTAAGACCACCTGGAACCAGCAGGCGGATACCTCAGACAATCATCATTGGAGTTCGTAAAGGAGGGACCAGGGCTTTATTAGAAATGTTGGATGTTCACCCAAACATTGTGGTGGCTGCTACAGAAGTTCACTTTTTTGACTGGGATGAGAATTACATGAAAGGAATAGACTGGTATAGGAGCCTGATGCCGTTTTCATATGAAAATCAAATAACTATTGAGAAAACACCAGGCTATTTTACCTCACCACAGGCTCCCGAAAGGATTCATGATATGAATAGCTCTATTAAACTGCTGCTTATTCTAAGAGACCCCACAGAGAGAGTTATCTCTGATTATACCCAAGTCTATTACAATAGACTGGAAAGCCACAAGCCTGTTCAGCTCTTTGAAGACATTGTTATTAAAAATGGAGCACTTAATACCAAATACAAGGCTATCCAGAGAAGTCTGTATGATATCCATATGGAGAGGTGGCTTAAACATTTCCACCTGGATCAGATTCACATAGTTGATGGAAATACTTTGATCAAAGACCCTCTTCCTGAATTGCAAAAAGTGGAAAGATTTCTGAACCTGCCTTCCAGAATCATGTcttcaaatttttattttaaccaGACCAAGGGGTTCTATTGCATTAGGAGTGATGGAAGAGAGAGATGTTTACATGAATCGAAAGGGCGCCCACATCCTGTtgtcaacagtactgttttagaGCAACTTTACTCCTACTTCAGAGAGCACAATGCAAAGTTTTATAGAATGATTAATCATTCTTTTGATTGGCATtag